A single region of the Palaemon carinicauda isolate YSFRI2023 chromosome 17, ASM3689809v2, whole genome shotgun sequence genome encodes:
- the LOC137656381 gene encoding TRIO and F-actin-binding protein-like: protein MSTPQRINPNVYTPQINSNVYTPNEETPMSTPPQINTNLRGQRTQSSPVKRPDNPKLSSKSPDNPQLSSKSPDNPQLSNKSPDNPKLSSKSPDNPKLSSKSPDNPKLSSKSPDNPKLSSKSPDNPKLSSKSPDNPKLSSKSPDNPKLSNKSPDNPKLSNKSPNNPKLSSKSPDNPKLSSRRPDNPKLSSRRPDNPKLSSRRPDNPKLSSRRPDNPKLSSRRPDNPKLSSKSPNNPKLSSKSPDNPKLSSKSPDNPKLSSKSPDNLKLSSKSPGNLKLSSKSPGNLKLSSKSPGNLKLSSKSPGNLKLSSKSPGNLKLSSKSPGNLKLSSKSPGNLKLSSKSPDNPKLSSKCPDNPKLSSKSPDNPKLSSKSPDNPKLSSKSPDNPKLSSKSPDNLKLSSKSPDNPKLSSKSPDNPKLSSKSPDNPKLSSKSPDNRKLSSKSPDNRKLSL from the exons ATGTCTACACCCCAACGAATAAACCCCAATGTCTACACCCCACAAATAAACTCCAATGTCTACACCCCCAACGAAGAAACACCAATGTCTACACCCCCACAAATAAACACCAAT TTAAGAGGCCAGAGAACCCAAAGCTCTCCAGTTAAGAGGCCAGACAACCCAAAGCTCTCCAGTAAAAGTCCAGACAACCCACAGCTCTCCAGTAAAAGTCCAGACAACCCACAGCTCTCCAATAAAAGTCCAGACAACCCAAAGCTCTCCAGTAAAAGTCCAGACAACCCAAAGCTCTCCAGTAAAAGTCCAGACAACCCAAAGCTCTCCAGTAAAAGTCCAGACAACCCAAAGCTCTCCAGTAAAAGTCCAGACAACCCAAAGCTCTCCAGTAAAAGTCCAGACAACCCAAAGCTCTCCAGTAAAAGTCCAGACAACCCAAAGCTCTCCAATAAAAGTCCAGACAACCCAAAGCTCTCCAATAAAAGTCCAAACAACCCAAAGCTCTCCAGTAAAAGTCCAGACAACCCAAAGCTCTCCAGTAGAAGACCAGACAACCCAAAGCTCTCCAGTAGAAGACCAGACAACCCAAAGCTCTCCAGTAGAAGACCAGACAACCCAAAGCTCTCCAGTAGAAGACCAGACAACCCAAAGCTCTCCAGTAGAAGACCAGACAACCCAAAGCTCTCCAGTAAAAGTCCAAACAACCCAAAGCTCTCCAGTAAAAGTCCAGACAACCCAAAGCTCTCCAGTAAAAGTCCAGACAACCCAAAGCTCTCCAGTAAAAGTCCAGACAACCTAAAGCTCTCCAGTAAAAGTCCAGGCAACCTAAAGCTCTCCAGTAAAAGTCCAGGCAACCTAAAGCTCTCCAGTAAAAGTCCAGGCAACCTAAAGCTCTCCAGTAAAAGTCCAGGCAACCTAAAGCTCTCCAGTAAAAGTCCAGGCAACCTAAAGCTCTCCAGTAAAAGTCCAGGCAACCTAAAGCTCTCCAGTAAAAGTCCAGGCAACCTAAAGCTCTCCAGTAAAAGTCCAGACAACCCAAAGCTCTCCAGTAAATGTCCAGACAACCCAAAGCTCTCCAGTAAAAGTCCAGACAACCCAAAGCTCTCCAGTAAAAGTCCAGACAACCCAAAGCTCTCCAGTAAAAGTCCAGACAACCCAAAGCTCTCCAGTAAAAGTCCAGACAACCTAAAGCTCTCCAGTAAAAGTCCAGACAACCCAAAGCTCTCCAGTAAAAGTCCAGACAACCCAAAGCTCTCCAGTAAAAGTCCAGACAACCCAAAGCTCTCCAGTAAAAGTCCAGACAACCGAAAGCTCTCCAGTAAAAGTCCAGACAACCGAAAGCTCTCCCTTTAG